Proteins co-encoded in one Saccharomyces cerevisiae S288C chromosome II, complete sequence genomic window:
- a CDS encoding uncharacterized protein (hypothetical protein; conserved across S. cerevisiae strains; YBR292C is not an essential gene), with amino-acid sequence MKFPADYHYTSPFRSCKYSNILHFISLLLIFSRVGLPNYIFIFLINKAANKEHRVETLLSGNSANACKLFNILKSFQHLFFFFQICTIFSISIKLVLLKSQEYGRIPAEFSIIRSEKKKKEEQ; translated from the coding sequence ATGAAGTTCCCAGCCGATTACCATTATACGTCGCCGTTTCGTTCATGtaaatattcaaatataCTACACTTTATATCTTTGCTTCTTATATTTTCGCGCGTAGGTTTGCCTAAttacatttttatattccTCATCAATAAAGCCGCCAACAAAGAGCACAGGGTAGAAACTCTGCTGTCTGGGAACTCGGCTAACGCTTGTAAGCTATTTAATATTCTCAAATCATTTCAACacctcttttttttttttcaaatatgtaCTATTTTCTCTATTTCCATTAAGTTAGTCTTACTGAAGAGTCAAGAATATGGAAGAATTCCTGCGGAATTTTCAATTATtagaagtgaaaaaaaaaaaaaagaagaacaatgA
- the CTP1 gene encoding Ctp1p (Mitochondrial inner membrane citrate transporter; member of the mitochondrial carrier family), whose amino-acid sequence MSSKATKSDVDPLHSFLAGSLAGAAEACITYPFEFAKTRLQLIDKASKASRNPLVLIYKTAKTQGIGSIYVGCPAFIIGNTAKAGIRFLGFDTIKDMLRDSETGELSGTRGVIAGLGAGLLESVAAVTPFEAIKTALIDDKQSATPKYHNNGRGVVRNYSSLVRDKGFSGLYRGVLPVSMRQAANQAVRLGCYNKIKTLIQDYTDSPKDKPLSSGLTFLVGAFSGIVTVYSTMPLDTVKTRMQSLDSTKYSSTMNCFATIFKEEGLKTFWKGATPRLGRLVLSGGIVFTIYEKVLVMLA is encoded by the coding sequence ATGTCCAGTAAAGCTACCAAAAGTGACGTAGATCCATTGCACTCGTTTCTGGCAGGGTCCCTAGCCGGTGCTGCTGAAGCATGTATAACATATCCTTTTGAGTTTGCCAAAACAAGGCTGCAGCTGATTGATAAGGCCTCCAAGGCATCAAGAAATCCTCTGGTATTGATATATAAAACTGCAAAAACTCAGGGCATTGGTTCCATTTATGTCGGATGTCCCGCATTTATTATTGGAAACACCGCTAAGGCGGGTATTAGATTTCTTGGCTTTGATACCATTAAAGACATGCTAAGAGATAGTGAAACTGGAGAACTAAGTGGTACAAGAGGGGTGATAGCTGGGTTAGGTGCGGGACTATTAGAAAGTGTTGCCGCAGTGACTCCTTTTGAAGCAATCAAAACTGCTTTGATCGATGATAAACAATCTGCTACACCAAAATACCATAATAATGGGCGCGGTGTAGTACGAAACTATTCATCATTAGTCCGTGATAAAGGATTTTCTGGTCTTTATCGTGGTGTTTTGCCAGTTTCCATGAGACAGGCCGCAAACCAAGCCGTTAGATTGGGTTGTTACAATAAGATTAAGACCTTGATCCAAGATTATACGGATTCGCCAAAAGACAAACCTTTATCATCCGGGTTAACCTTCTTAGTGGGTGCATTTAGTGGTATTGTGACGGTCTATTCCACCATGCCCCTTGATACTGTGAAAACAAGAATGCAAAGTTTGGATTCCACCAAATACTCCTCTACAATGAATTGTTTTGCAaccattttcaaagaagaagggtTAAAGACGTTTTGGAAAGGTGCTACGCCTAGACTTGGGAGATTGGTCTTGAGTGGTGGTATTGTTTTCACTATCTATGAAAAGGTCTTAGTTATGCTAGCCTGA
- the BSD2 gene encoding Bsd2p (Heavy metal ion homeostasis protein; facilitates trafficking of Smf1p and Smf2p metal transporters to vacuole where they are degraded; acts as an adaptor protein with Rsp5p in the regulated endocytosis of Smf1p and is itself ubiquitylated by Rsp5p; controls metal ion transport, prevents metal hyperaccumulation, functions in copper detoxification), giving the protein MPEQELLIGQEMNTLHAGSSTDGINVGNAGRTRDTQTGVEGETEIGSDEEDSIEDEGSSSGGNSTTERLVPHQLREQAARHIGKIGRHFNILDRLFKKRTQQSSDIQQGAMFDGVFSNLSAKPDTTETEGNNEQDIPPTYDEAAADMAPSYYGMDLNNSDIYYDEICIEGLPVGNIANLLWNIIVSTSFQFIGFLITYILHTSHAAKQGSRFGLGLTFIGYGYSMIPNDVTSKVGKNKSLNRMELEDPNEFDDVRLNSQSTTQDKFESHLNHGLDEEKQNIPWLAVFVAFLGLFITLKSIYDYIQVKKLEKKYLNQSQNQA; this is encoded by the coding sequence ATGCCAGAGCAAGAACTACTTATAGGGCAAGAAATGAATACACTTCATGCAGGTTCATCTACTGATGGCATAAATGTCGGAAACGCAGGACGAACTAGAGACACACAAACTGGCGTAGAAGGGGAAACGGAAATAGGGTCTGACGAGGAAGATAGCATAGAGGACGAGGGAAGCAGCAGTGGAGGAAATAGTACGACAGAAAGACTAGTACCACACCAGCTGAGGGAACAAGCAGCCAGACATATAGGAAAAATAGGAAGACATTTTAATATTCTTGATAGACTTTTTAAGAAACGTACACAACAGTCTTCGGATATACAACAAGGTGCCATGTTTGATGGTGTCTTTAGCAATTTAAGCGCAAAACCAGATACCACAGAGACTGAAGGTAATAACGAACAAGACATACCACCTACATACGACGAAGCTGCTGCTGATATGGCCCCCTCGTATTATGGAATGGATTTGAACAATTCAGATATCTACTACGACGAAATATGCATTGAGGGGCTTCCTGTAGGAAATATAGCAAATTTATTATGGAATATCATCGTAAGCACGAGTTTTCAGTTCATTGGATTTTTAATAACCTACATTTTACACACATCTCACGCAGCAAAGCAAGGTTCAAGGTTTGGATTAGGGTTAACGTTCATTGGATATGGTTATTCAATGATTCCCAATGATGTTACTTCAAAAGTCggcaaaaataaaagcttAAATAGAATGGAATTAGAGGATCCAAATGAATTCGATGATGTTCGTCTAAATTCACAATCAACGACACAAGATAAATTTGAATCACATTTGAATCACGGTCtggatgaagaaaaacaaaacataCCATGGTTGGCTGTTTTTGTGGCATTTCTTGGGCTATTTATCACCCTGAAGAGTATATACGACTACATTCAagtcaaaaaattggaaaagaaatacctCAACCAAAGTCAAAATCAAGCATAA
- the SNF5 gene encoding Snf5p (Subunit of the SWI/SNF chromatin remodeling complex; involved in transcriptional regulation; functions interdependently in transcriptional activation with Snf2p and Snf6p; relocates to the cytosol under hypoxic conditions) — MNNQPQGTNSVPNSIGNIFSNIGTPSFNMAQIPQQLYQSLTPQQLQMIQQRHQQLLRSRLQQQQQQQQQTSPPPQTHQSPPPPPQQSQPIANQSATSTPPPPPAPHNLHPQIGQVPLAPAPINLPPQIAQLPLATQQQVLNKLRQQAIAKNNPQVVNAITVAQQQVQRQIEQQKGQQTAQTQLEQQRQLLVQQQQQQQLRNQIQRQQQQQFRHHVQIQQQQQKQQQQQQQHQQQQQQQQQQQQQQQQQQQQQQQQQQQQQQQQQQQQQGQIPQSQQVPQVRSMSGQPPTNVQPTIGQLPQLPKLNLPKYQTIQYDPPETKLPYPTYWSDKKADTDTLLYEQIIQRDKINKYSLIRETNGYDPFSIYGFSNKEYISRLWHTLKYYQDLKNTRMKSITSTSQKIPSASIWGNGYSGYGNGITNTTTRVIPQVEVGNRKHYLEDKLKVYKQAMNETSEQLVPIRLEFDQDRDRFFLRDTLLWNKNDKLIKIEDFVDDMLRDYRFEDATREQHIDTICQSIQEQIQEFQGNPYIELNQDRLGGDDLRIRIKLDIVVGQNQLIDQFEWDISNSDNCPEEFAESMCQELELPGEFVTAIAHSIREQVHMYHKSLALLGYNFDGSAIEDDDIRSRMLPTITLDDVYRPAAESKIFTPNLLQISAAELERLDKDKDRDTRRKRRQGRSNRRGMLALSGTSASNTSMNGVHNTVAAGNASSLPPGEILLPDIADIPRTFRTPVPSTLMPGGVDVGPSVESYELRNTTTYKSRPDRPKPVSPPCYIIDHIPGHSLLLSIKLPGKVNTKEEFAAAPNDTSSGTNAMLPSPESLKTKLNSNIRAGVTIPSIPNPIANHTVTNSPNPTLQPVIPGGAASKSVPTPSLPIAPPVAPHDSEATLLTNSNNGSSNNNTQNT; from the coding sequence ATGAATAATCAGCCGCAGGGTACCAACAGCGTTCCAAATAGTATTGGAAATATATTTAGCAACATTGGAACTCCATCTTTTAACATGGCGCAAATTCCGCAACAGCTGTATCAGAGCCTCACACCACAACAATTGCAGATGATTCAGCAACGACACCAACAGTTACTGAGGAGTCGTctacaacaacaacaacaacaacaacaacaaacTTCACCGCCACCGCAAACGCATCAATCTCCACCCCCTCCTCCGCAACAATCTCAACCCATTGCTAATCAATCAGCGACTTCTACccctcctcctcctccaGCACCACACAACTTACATCCCCAAATTGGTCAAGTGCCCTTAGCTCCAGCGCCTATTAATTTGCCTCCACAAATTGCTCAGTTACCTTTGGCTACACAGCAACAAGTTTTGAACAAGTTGAGGCAGCAGGCCATAGCAAAAAATAATCCACAGGTTGTGAATGCAATTACTGTTGCACAACAACAAGTGCAACGCCAAATTGAGCAGCAAAAGGGACAGCAAACGGCACAAACTCAGCTAGAACAGCAGAGGCAATTGCTGGttcagcagcaacagcagcagcaactTAGAAACCAAATACAGCgacaacagcaacaacagttTAGGCATCATGTGCAAAtacaacagcagcaacaaaagcaacaacaacagcagcagcagcatcagcaacaacaacaacaacaacagcaacagcagcaacagcaacagcaacagcagcagcaacaacaacagcaacaacaacaacaacagcagcagcagcagcagcagcagcaagGACAAATACCGCAATCTCAGCAAGTTCCTCAAGTTAGATCCATGAGTGGACAACCTCCCACCAATGTTCAGCCAACTATTGGCCAACTTCCTCAACTTCCAAAATTAAACTTACCCAAGTACCAAACTATTCAATACGATCCACCAGAAACCAAGCTACCATATCCAACCTATTGGTCAGACAAAAAAGCAGATACGGATACTTTGTTGTACGAACAAATTATCCAGCGTGATAAAATTAACAAATATTCGCTAATAAGAGAAACCAATGGTTACGATCCGTTTAGCATTTATGGATTTAGTAATAAAGAGTATATTAGTAGACTGTGGCATACACTGAAGTATTATCAAGATTTGAAGAACACTAGAATGAAATCTATCACAAGCACTTCTCAGAAGATTCCTTCGGCAAGTATTTGGGGAAATGGTTACTCAGGGTATGGTAATGGGATTACGAATACAACTACCAGAGTTATTCCACAAGTAGAAGTTGGAAATAGGAAGCATTACCTAGAGGATAAATTAAAAGTCTATAAACAGGCCATGAATGAGACATCGGAACAGTTAGTTCCCATAAGATTGGAGTTCGATCAAGATCGTGACAGATTCTTCCTCAGGGACACTTTGTTATGGAACAAAAATGACAAGCTTATTAAAATTGAAGACTTTGTGGACGACATGTTGCGAGATTACCGATTTGAGGACGCTACGAGAGAGCAACACATTGATACTATTTGTCAATCTATACAAGAGCAGATTCAGGAGTTTCAAGGAAATCCATATATAGAGTTGAATCAGGACCGTCTAGGCGGTGATGACTTGAGAATTAGAATCAAGCTGGATATTGTCGTGGGACAAAACCAGTTAATCGATCAATTTGAGTGGGACATCTCTAATAGTGATAACTGTCCAGAAGAGTTTGCAGAGTCCATGTGTCAAGAATTAGAACTACCAGGTGAGTTTGTGACTGCCATTGCTCACTCCATAAGAGAGCAAGTTCATATGTATCATAAATCACTGGCACTGTTAGGTTACAATTTTGATGGATCAGCGatagaagatgatgacattaGAAGCAGAATGCTCCCAACGATTACTCTTGATGATGTTTATAGGCCTGCAGCGGAaagcaaaatttttactcCAAACCTATTACAGATTTCAGCTGCAGAGTTAGAGAGATTGGATAAAGATAAGGACAGAGAcacaagaaggaaaagaagacaAGGTAGATCTAATAGACGTGGTATGCTCGCATTGTCCGGCACATCTGCAAGTAATACATCTATGAACGGCGTTCACAACACAGTAGCAGCAGGAAATGCTTCATCGTTGCCACCAGGAGAGATTTTACTGCCAGATATTGCAGATATTCCAAGAACTTTCAGGACTCCAGTACCTAGCACTTTAATGCCTGGTGGTGTTGACGTAGGCCCTTCTGTGGAATCGTACGAATTGAGAAACACAACCACTTATAAAAGCAGGCCAGATAGACCTAAGCCAGTTTCACCTCCTTGTTATATTATTGACCATATTCCGGGTCATTCGCTACTACTTTCTATTAAACTGCCTGGGAAAGTTAATACAAAAGAAGAGTTCGCAGCAGCGCCCAATGACACAAGTAGTGGCACCAATGCAATGCTTCCGAGTCCAGAATCGCTGAAAACTAAGCTGAATAGTAACATTCGCGCTGGTGTGACGATACCTTCAATCCCAAACCCGATTGCCAATCACACTGTTACTAATTCACCCAATCCCACACTGCAGCCAGTAATCCCAGGTGGGGCAGCTAGTAAATCGGTACCTACACCTAGTCTTCCTATAGCACCTCCAGTAGCACCACATGATAGCGAAGCGACATTGTTGACTAATAGCAATAATGGTAGCAGTAACAATAACACACAGAATACAtag
- the VBA2 gene encoding Vba2p (Permease of basic amino acids in the vacuolar membrane) has product MSISNWITTAYLITSTSFQPLYGSFSDALGRRNCLFFANGAFTIGCLACGFSKNIYMLSFMRALTGIGGGGLITLSTIVNSDVIPSSKRGIFQAFQNLLLGFGAICGASFGGTIASSIGWRWCFLIQVPISVISSILMNYYVPNQKEYNRQNSSIFQNPGKILRDIDVMGSILIITGLTLQLLYLSLGCSTSKLSWTSPSVLLLLVGSVIILLLFILHERKTSARAIIPMELVNSSYSVVVLSISILVGFASYAYLFTLPLFFQIVLGDSTAKAGLRLTIPSLFTPVGSLITGFSMSKYNCLRLLLYIGISLMFLGNFLFLFIEKTSPNWLIGLFLIPANLGQGITFPTTLFTFIFMFSKSDQATATSTLYLFRSIGSVWGVAISAGVIQLSFAGLLRSNLKGLLDENKIKKLIVQLSANSSYIGSLHGEVKNTVIKSFDEATKRAHLMSTLLSSLALILCILKDNLAKPKTRR; this is encoded by the coding sequence ATGAGTATTTCAAATTGGATCACCACTGCGTATTTAATTACATCAACATCTTTTCAACCTCTTTATGGGTCATTTTCTGATGCACTTGGTCGAAGAAACTGCCTTTTCTTTGCTAATGGGGCTTTTACCATTGGATGTCTAGCCTGTGGTTTCTCGAAAAACATCTACATGCTTAGTTTTATGAGAGCATTGACAGGCATAGGAGGTGGTGGCTTGATCACACTTTCTACAATCGTAAATTCAGACGTTATTCCAAGTTCGAAAAGAGGAATTTTTCAAGCGTTTCAGAATTTACTTTTGGGATTTGGTGCCATATGTGGAGCGTCTTTCGGTGGCACAATAGCGTCGAGCATTGGTTGGAGGTGGTGTTTTCTCATCCAAGTACCCATATCTGTGATTAGTTCCATATTAATGAATTATTATGTACCTAATcagaaagaatataatcGTCAAAATTCTAGCATATTCCAAAATCCCGGAAAAATACTCAGGGACATAGATGTTATGGGCTCAATTCTTATTATAACTGGTCTCACACTACAGCTTCTTTACCTGAGCCTGGGGTGTTCTACTTCTAAATTATCATGGACCAGCCCTTCTGTGCTACTGCTATTAGTTGGGAGTGTAATAATCCTCTTACTGTTCATATTGCACGAAAGGAAAACAAGTGCTAGAGCGATTATTCCTATGGAGCTGGTCAATTCCTCCTACAGTGTCGTTGTACTTTCGATAAGTATACTTGTTGGTTTTGCCAGCTACGCGTATCTTTTTACTTTACCATTATTCTTTCAGATTGTACTTGGAGATTCCACTGCAAAAGCAGGATTACGTCTTACGATTCCTTCCCTATTTACTCCGGTAGGCAGTCTCATAACAGGATTTTCCATGAGCAAGTACAACTGTCTAAGATTATTACTCTACATTGgtatttctttgatgtttttGGGTAACTTTTTATTCCtgtttattgaaaaaacttcTCCGAACTGGTTGATTGGTCTATTTTTGATACCTGCAAATCTAGGACAAGGTATCACTTTTCCTACGACCTTGTTTACTTTCATATTTATGTTCTCTAAGAGTGACCAAGCTACTGCGACATCAACTTTATATTTATTCCGTAGTATTGGATCTGTATGGGGTGTTGCAATTTCAGCTGGCGTCATTCAATTATCTTTCGCAGGTTTATTGCGTAGTAATTTGAAAGGTCTACTGGATGAAAACAAGATAAAGAAACTTATTGTTCAGCTTAGTGCAAACTCCTCATATATTGGATCTTTACATGGCGAAGTTAAAAACACAGTCATAAAGAGTTTTGATGAGGCAACAAAGAGGGCTCATCTAATGTCTACATTACTCTCTTCATTGGCCCTGATACTCTGCATCCTTAAAGACAATCTGGCGAAACCtaaaacaagaagataA
- the APM3 gene encoding Apm3p (Mu3-like subunit of the clathrin associated protein complex (AP-3); functions in transport of alkaline phosphatase to the vacuole via the alternate pathway): MYLSFYITDTKNKLIFQYLLGATAPSFKHLWTRVQSTCPQLLEDSSSDDYLDHSMVGRDLEVYKYFSVINKLNYWCLASTSKSKGPLDCFTFLETIDRILLEYFDKDKLSIKKIVNNYDRISLIFNCCVEAGEPNVSDMLYVNKIKEAVPERSDLSKFISSTAHNLQQAVQLPQQRQQQLQQNQISRGSNSLIENEEIVPWRTSRASKHENNELYVDLLETFHVVFEKKKSHLRLLTGSIHGIVDVRSYLNDNPLVAVKLNTMGNDIGIPSLHDCVEINDGVFSPSNITFIPPDGKFRLLEYSVDLSSQVKQSGVRMNSIGLMSLHFQNGLGKDSDEFELSLNIENFKKVSQVDDLKIDLQFNVENADPNEIAYKIKILRNTHGRFENSIIMGQGQWIFDKSTATGTVPVLRGCIEYENTGPNFTKKVDLQTVSLEYSYIGQSASGIYVEAIDIVSGLTIGKNTKLYKGAKYKTQTGNFQVRL; encoded by the coding sequence ATGTATTTGTCATTCTATATCACTGATACAAAGAACAAACTTATTTTCCAGTATCTTTTAGGTGCAACAGCTCCCTCCTTCAAGCACCTGTGGACCCGCGTTCAGTCCACATGTCCTCAATTGCTCGAAGATAGCAGTAGTGATGATTATTTAGACCATTCAATGGTTGGAAGAGATTTAGAGGTCTATAAGTATTTCTCAGTTATAAATAAGCTCAATTATTGGTGCTTAGCCTCCACTTCGAAGTCAAAAGGCCCGCTTGATTGTTTTACCTTTTTAGAGACTATAGATCGTATCCTgttagaatattttgacaAGGATAAATTAAgtatcaagaaaattgttAATAATTATGATAGAATCAGTTTGATTTTTAACTGTTGCGTCGAAGCGGGTGAACCAAATGTGAGTGATATGCTCTATgttaataaaattaaagaagcTGTTCCTGAAAGATCGGATTTATCGAAGTTCATAAGTTCTACAGCCCATAATTTACAGCAGGCTGTGCAACTCCCACAACAAAGGCAACAGCAGCTACAACAAAATCAGATTTCTCGTGGTAGTAATTCACTAAtcgaaaatgaagagattGTTCCCTGGAGAACTTCAAGGGCTAGCAAACATGAGAATAATGAGCTTTATGTGGATTTGTTAGAAACATTCCATGttgtatttgaaaagaaaaaatcacaTCTAAGGTTGCTCACTGGAAGTATCCATGGAATAGTGGACGTGAGATCTTATTTGAATGATAATCCTCTAGTTGCAGTAAAATTAAACACTATGGGAAATGATATAGGTATACCCAGTTTGCATGACTGTGTTGAAATCAATGATGGTGTGTTTTCTCCCTCTAATATAACGTTTATACCACCAGATGGGAAGTTCAGATTGCTGGAGTATTCCGTCGATTTAAGTTCTCAAGTAAAGCAATCCGGAGTAAGGATGAATTCTATTGGCTTGATGTCTTTACACTTCCAAAATGGATTGGGTAAAGATTCTGATGAATTTGAGTTATCCttaaatattgaaaatttcaaaaaagtttcaCAAGTTGATGACCTAAAAATAGATTTACAGTTCAATGTTGAGAATGCTGATCCAAATGAAATAGCATAtaagataaaaatattgcgCAATACTCATGGCCGTTTTGAAAATAGCATTATCATGGGTCAAGGACAATggatttttgataaatcaACTGCCACTGGAACGGTACCTGTACTACGTGGCTGTATTGAGTATGAAAATACTGGGCcaaattttacaaaaaaagttgatttACAAACAGTCTCCTTAGAATATTCTTACATAGGACAATCGGCCAGTGGAATCTATGTAGAAGCCATCGATATTGTATCTGGATTAACAATTGGCAAAAATACAAAGCTGTACAAGGGTGCAAAGTATAAGACCCAGACAGGCAATTTTCAAGTAAGGCTGTAG